The Pseudanabaena yagii GIHE-NHR1 genome segment TTTAGTAGTTTTGGTCGCTAATTTATCTAGGCGATCGCGTAAGGTCGATAGCTCAGTGGCAAATTCTTCTTGCAGTTTTTTGATAGTAGCGATATCCGCTTGACTAACTTTATCTGCAAAACCTGTAGCCATGATCTCATTGATTTTAGCTAAGCAAGCATTAATCCCTGATGCAAATTCATATCTTGATATGGATTGCTGACCACGAAATGTCCGATCAGGATAACCCGCAATACATCCATAGCGCTCAACTAAAGTTTGCAATGCCGTAAATGACCAATCCTGCGATCGCACATCACTCAACTGAGAAACTGATGTCACTTGCTCTGTATTTACAGGGGCATTCACAGTTTCCAAATTCTGAGTCTTGATAGGCTTTAACTGAGATTGGGCGATCGCTGGTTTGTCAAATCCCATGAGAGATAAGCCTATGTATAGTAAACCTACCCCAGCCACAAAAAATAGCCTGAATATTATTTGCATCTGTATACAGCAATCCTAATTTAATGTATTGGGAGATTTTGGCTTTTGTAGGCAACAAACTCTTACTTCACTAGTATGAAAAACACCATACAGTCTATTTAGTTTTTATCTAATCTGGAGAAAACATTGAAAAGCCTGATTAGCAAGCTTTTCAATGTTTTCTCTGGCTTTTAATAGAGAGGAAAGCGTTATATGCGCTGGTATTCTACAGTAAGAATTTCAAAATGCCGCATCTAAATTATGAGGAAGCATATATGCTTTACACACCACCTTGGCATCTGACTAATGGGTTACTGATGACGCTGTATGTAGCGTTAAGAGTTAGCCAAAAGTGGGAAAACTTTACGGTTGAACCAGAACCTATTTATCAAGAACATATTTTTATAGGTGCAAATGGAGTTCCTATTTTTGGTAAATACGCAATTCCTCCCAATGCGAAAGGAACTATAGTGGGAACCTATGGCATTACAGGCGACCTCGATAATCAATGGTTTCTCAAAATTCTTGGTCGTAAGGCTTTTGCCAAAGGATATGCCGTAGTTTTATTTGATTGGCGCGCCCATGGTAAAACTGCCGAGCTTTCTCCGACCCTGACATCAGATGGACTCTATGAAGGCGAAGATTTTATTCGCATTGCTAATACTACGAAACAATTAGGATGTCCATCACCATTTTGGCTAACAGGATATTCGCTCGGTGGACAGTTGGCTCTATGGGGAATTAAGGCTGGTGAAACGATCGCTAGTTGGGGTAGTGATATAGCAATTACATCTAAGGATATTGCGGGCGTTGCAGTGATTTGTCCTAGTGTGGACTCAAATCGATCGCTTACTTATTTAGTTAAGGATGAATTAGGTAGATTCTTAGAAAAGGCGATCGCTCGCGAACTGAAGAAATTGGCTAGAGGTATGGCAAAAATACATCCTGAAACAATTGATCGAGATGCCGTAGAGCGGGCTAATAGTATTTGGGGATTTGATAATGAGTTGACGATCGCAAAACTAGGATTTTCCACGGTAGAGGAATATTACGATGCTAGTTGTCCTTTATATTTCATGCCACATTTACAAAAGCCCACACTCATCCTATATGCCCAAGATGATCCGATGTTTGACCCATCAATTGTTGCAGATTTAGAAAAAATTGCTCAAGAAAATTCTGCGATTAAACTGATGGTCACACAATATGGTGGTCATGTTGGTTATGTCAGTAGCAAAAAATGTCAACACCAATATGGCGATCGCGATCGTTGGTGGGCATGGAACCGCATTTTTGAATGGATTGAATCCTACTCCATTCCCAGTGAATGAGTATCTTGCTAATGAAAGAGCAACCCTTCGGGTTGCTCTTTCATCAACGTCAGTTCGGGTTAAGCTGGTAAATTTCAAAGCCCATTTCAAATTATCCAGAACTGACGTTTCATTAGCAAGATGAATTTAAGAAATTAGAGTTTTGGTAGTATCCTGCTCAACTATTGGTTGAGCAATTAAACCAGCTAAGCGTTTTGACTGCGAAAAAACACGATAGTTGTCTAGATTCACATCAGGAAAATCATTTTCCAGATTTTTCATTTTCACTAAGCTATAGTCTGTATCTTCATCAAAAATTGCCAAGGTGACATTTAAAACATCTAAAAAGCTAATAAAATAGCGACATTCAACTTCATCATAGTTACCATAAAACTTGATTAGTTCCGCGATATAACTTTCTAGATACAAACGACTTGTGGGACAGATCAGTACAACTTTCAGTAATAGAACCACATATCCTAGAAAGTTATTGCCCTCTAAGGACAACTGTAAAAACTCAGATGGCTGGCGACGCTCATTTAATAACAGATATTGTAAAACTCGATTGCAGGCTACGTGCAATAAGCTACCCTTCATAAATTGGTCATTTTGATGTTCTTGAAAACGCCTAAACTTTTGGACTACAGTTAAGCGCATGATTTCAGGAATCTCTAAGTCATCTCTCGAAATACCTAAATAGTCGAGTAGATAATCTTTAAATTCCGCAAAAGTCATATCATCAACTTGGTTGCGAAACCTCTTAGCGATCCCTCTTAAGTCTTCATGACCATGCTTATTCAATACTTTTTTAATTAAAATCAGCACGCCATCCCCTAACGTAGTCGGATTTTGACGTTGGCTAGAAGATCCAGATTTAGACTCAATCCTAGCTGTATATAGGGCTAAATCAAACTTAAATTGCTTTTTGATTTTACGCGCCAAAATTTCTGCATATTGGCGTTGTTCTGGCGGCTTATTAAAATCTGTATATTCTGAAACGAGCAAGTAAGAGGAAAAGCGTTCGCTCCAATTATGATAGCTTTTGTATACTCCCGATCTCCCTGAGAGCGATCGCAAAGTTTTATATTCTTCAGATTGAACAAAGTTTTGCAGCCATTGCCTTAGCTTTTTGAGTTTATAAATCCTAGTAGGAATACTAATAGAATGTGACAAAAAAAGATCAACTAATTTCTGGCAGGCGCTAATATTACCATTGAGTGCCCAGTTGTTATTGAGGATATAGCAACAGCGCAAAAGTGTATTTTTAAACTCATGTTCTTTGCTATAAAAAATGATTTCACCTAAAGCATTATAGGCATTAACATTATCAATCTCTTCATAATTAATAAACAGCCTTTCAAATTGCCTTAAAATATCATCAACTTGATAATGTTTGATAATTGCCAAAAAGAAATTATAGATATACTGTTGGGCTTGCTCAAGACTACCCGAAGTTATATCTGTAACTTGTTCTTGAAAATGTTCAGATTCGTATTGGTTATAAAACTGTGCCATACCGATATATTCCTAAGCAACAGTAAAATCTCTCAAACATTAGGTTTGATCAATATTATACTAATCAAAAAAAGATGTGTTGAAGAATTGACTCAAAAATTCATCTAAAAGTTTCTTTGATTATGGGAGAACAATTCTCCTAAAAGTTTTAGGCAAAAGAAAACAGGATAAATCTTGCAAAGATTTTAGAACCAATAATTTTGTAGATTTTAATGGCAACCCTTTTCCTTAGAATAAGGTTTGGATATTTTTAGTTTGTCGAAGATAAACCAAAAATATTAAAAATCTAATAATTATGTTTATGGCTTTTTGATTTTGTCACTATAGCAGTCCTAAATCATTTGTAGATTTTGGGGTTTGTGGAAGTGCACCCCTTCGGGGTGTACTTCCACAAACCATTTAGAATTGCTATAGCTATGTGGTTATGACAAAATTACGCCAAATTTACTACTAGACTACGAGGACGCACTACTTAGGATATGTTGTATAACACAATTCAATAATGATCAGGTATTTACTCAATGTATTTGCCTAAAAAAATTGCACTGATGCGTTAAACAACCAAGAGAAAAAAGAATTTTCAAGTTCTTTGAAACGAATGAACTTTACATAGAACTTAAAAATAATACTACTATCATAGTTACCGAAATATTACTAGATCAATTGAGAATTTTTAAGAATAATAAATCAAACTATCTAATGTCACGCTAAAACCACTGAAAGTATTGCAAAGTTTCAATCTTACTTACACCAAATTATTTCAAGTCCCATAAATTTGCCAAATAAGGTACATAGACGGTATATAAGCTGTATAACTTTGCTATCGCTAACCTCAAGAATCTAAACTAAATATTAAGATGCCAGCTTTTAAAATTTTTGATAATGATATTGATTTTGAAACCCTACAAGAATATCTCAGTTGTGAAGCGATCGCAGTTGATACGGAGACGATGGGTTTAATTCCTAGGCGCGATCGCTTATGTTTAATCCAAATTTGTAACGATGCAGAAATTGTGAGCTTGGTCAGAATTGGACTAGGCATCAAAGAAGCTCCCAACCTGAAGTATTTGATGGAATCGCCTGAGCTGACTAAGGTGTTTCACTTTGCTAGATTTGATGTCGCCATGATGGAAGCCCATCTAGGGATTGCCACCCATCCAATTTTCTGTACCAAAATTGCTAGCAAACTGGCAAGAACATACACTGACAAACATGGACTAAAGGAACTCGTTCGCGAATTAGAGAAGGTGGAACTAGATAAAACATCTCAATCTTCGGACTGGGGGAATGTACACGCACTATCTGAGGATCAATTGAAGTACGCAGCTAATGATGTGCGCTATCTTTTGCCTGTATATCGCAAATTGATCGACATGTTAATTCGCGAAAATCGCTACGAATTAGCCAAAGCCTGTTTTGCTCATATTCCTACAATCGTATATTTAGACTTGCTCGGCTATGCGGATGTGTTTGCCCATTAAACAACGCCTATAAACCTTGGGGATGGCAATTTCCGATCAACCAAACCAAGAAAAATTTTGAAAACGTTGCTTCGCAACGTTTTCAAAATTTTTCTTGGTTTGGTTTTGAGCGCAAAGCGCTGTAGTACAAGCTTCAACAGTCTGTAAAACTATGATTGTACTTTTTGCGACTACGATAAAAACCAAAAGCATAAAGAATTATTAGTTCAGACAAAGCAGTCAAATTATTTTGCTGTATCAAGATTACGAGCTATACCTCTATTTATGCAAAATCACACCATTAAAGGATTTCGAGCCAGTTTTTTAGATGCGATCGCCGATCCATTTTATGCCCCAGAGGCTAGCTGTATTCGATATTTTCCCGATGGTTTGTTAGTTGTTGAACAGGGCAAGGTAAAGGAGCTAGGAAATTATACGGATCTCCAAGATAAATATAGAGATCTGCCCATTACCCATTATCCCGATCGCCTCATTGTCTCAGGATTTATCGATACGCATATTCACTTTCCTCAAACAGAAATGATTGCTTCCTATGGTGAGCAGTTATTGGAATGGCTGAGTACTTACACTTTTCCCACTGAAAAGAAATTTGCCGATCGCAATTATGCATCGAAAATCGCTTCTACATTTCTGGATGAGTTACTGCGAAATGGCACAACTACGGCTCTAGTATTTACAACCATTTTTCCGCAATCAGCAGATGCTTTTTTTGAAGAAGCACAGCGACGTAATTTGCGGATGATTGCAGGGAAAGTGATGATGGATCGCCATGCCCCAGACTTTTTGACCGATACTGCCGAGTCATCTTACATAGAAACAAAACAGTTAATCGAGAAATGGCATAAATGCGATCGCCTACTCTATGCAGTCACTCCAAGATTTGCCGTTACTTCTACTCCAGAGCAATTAAGTAATGTCAGCAAACTATTGACTGAATTTCCTGATGTGTATTTGCACACGCATCTATCGGAAAATGTCAAAGAAGTTGCCTATGTTGAGGAAGTTTTTCCTGAGAGTGCAGGTTATTTAGATGTTTATGATCAGGCAGGCTTAGTAGGTGAAAAATCGGTTTTTGCTCATGGGGTGCAGCTTACTGATCAGGAATTCGCGAGACTATCTGAGGCAAAAGCAGCGATCGCTTTTTGTCCAACTTCAAATATGTTTTTAGGAAGTGGGCTTTTTAAAATTGAAAAGGCAAAGTCGCAGGAAACTCCAGTAAAAGTGGGTCTAGGTACTGATGTGGGTGCAGGAACGAGCTTTTCAATGTTAAAGACTGCTTGCGCCGCCTATCAAGTCGCACAGTTGCGATCGCAAAAGTTATCCGCTTTTCAAGCTCTATTTCTCGCCACCTTGGGCGGCGCAAAAGCATTATGTCTTGAGGATAAATTAGGAAATTTCGAGATCGGCAAGGAAGCTGATTTTGTAGTGCTAAATCTGCGCTCAACACCAATTATGGCGTTAAGAAATAAACCTATCGATTTAGAGCATCCACCCACCCTCGCGGAAATATCCGATCAGTTATTTGCCACGCTCATTATGGGAGATGATCGTGCGATCGCTGCAACCTACATCATGGGCGAATTAGCCCACCAAAAATAAAAGGCGCTATGCGCCTTTTATTTTTGGTGAGCTTTGAGAGAGAGTTTGCCATAGCAAACCCTCTCTCAAAGCTCACTTTAACTCGCGTTAAGAAAGATAAAAGGCTCTAAGCGCCTTTTATTTAAAACTCTGCGCTTTGAGGAAAACGAGGGAATGGAATCACATCGCGGATATTGCCCATGCCTGTAATGAACTGAACTAAACGCTCAAAACCTAGACCGAATCCAGCGTGAGGCACAGTACCATAACGACGTAAATCGAGATACCACCAGTAATCCTCAGGGTTTAGCCCCACACTGCGAATTCTTGCTTCCAAGACCTCAAGGCGTTCCTCACGCTGCGAACCACCAATGATTTCGCCGACCCCAGGCGCAAGAATATCCATAGCTCGCACAGTTTGGCGATCGCTTGCCGATTCATCATTTACGCGCATATAAAACGCCTTGATCCCCAAGGGATAATCCATCACAATGACGGGCTTTTGGAAATGCTCCTCAGCGAGAAACCTTTCATGCTCCGATTGTAAATCTAAGCCCCATGACACAGGAAACTCAAAGGTTTTGCTGCTCTTTTCGAGAATCGCGATCGCCTCAGTGTAGGTAATCCGCTCAAACTGCTCATCGACAATCTTGCGAGCATTTGCCATCACCTGATTATTTACCCGCTCTTGGAAAAACTCCATATCTTCGGGACAGGTTTCCAACACATAATTGAAAATATATTTGAGGAAATCCTCAGCAAGATCCGCATCGCCTTCAAGATCGCAAAAGGCGACTTCTGGCTCAATCATCCAAAACTCGGCAAGGTGTCGCGAAGTATTCGAGTTTTCAGCACGGAACGTGGGGCCAAAGGTATAGACATTAGAAAAGGCAGTTGCCATAATTTCTGCCTCTAGCTGACCACTCACCGTCAAGAAGGCGGGCTTACCAAAAAAGTCCTGCGAAAAATCCACAGGCTTTCCCGATGTCGCCAATTTATTTAAGTCAAAAGTGGTCACACCAAACATTTCGCCAGCCCCTTCGCAGTCACTGGCGGTCACAATTGGCGTATGTACCCACAAAAAACCACGCTCTTGGAAAAATTTATGGATGGCAAAAGCACAGGCATTTCGCACCCGAAATACTGCCCCAAACATATTTGTTCGGGGACGTAAATGGGCGATCGTCCGTAAAAATTCGATCGAGTGACGTTTTTTTTGTAAAGGGTAGGTCTCAGGATCGGCAGTGCCAAATAGCGCGATCGCATTAGCCTGCATTTCCACCCTTTGACCTTTACCCATAGACTCCACTAGAGTCCCTGATACCTCAATGGATGCACCTGTAGTTATTTGTTTAATTAGCGTTTCATAGCCATCAATTGTCTGAGGTAAAACAATTTGTAGCCCTTGTAGCGACGAGCCATCATTTAACTCCAAGAAGGCTATTCCCTTACCTTCTCGTTTAGTCCTCACCCAACCACGAAGTGTGTATGAGTCATTAGTCTGACCATCACGTAACAGGTCAATAATTCTTGCAGATGTCATACGCTAGAAATAACCGCTAGAAATAACTGTGAATAGGCTATGGAGCTATGAAATTAATCAGTGAAATTAATGATTACAAAGCTCAGGCAAGTATCCTAACACTTCAGAGCATGACATCGATAGAAACCCCTAGATGTTCCCCTTGAGAACGATTCCCCAGTAATTAAAGCTTGACATTAGCTTGCGAATTAACGTGAAAATTAGGTTGAAGTGGCTTAATTCTGATATGCCATTTCACGGATCAATGGTAGGCGATCGCTAATGTAGTGACTGAGATCATTTTGCTGATGAGAATCGAGAGCAGAGCGTTGTTTGACTTGATCAACTAACCAGCTCATGAGACCGTCATCATCAAGATTCAAAAGGAGATTAGGCTGTGCTTGGTTAACTGAGTCCCAGAAGAGACGTATAATAGCAGGTGACATGTTTGTTTACCTTAACCTTAATATTTTCCTAACAATCTATAGGTTAGTACATTTCTACGTGAGTACTGTCAAAATTCACACAAAATGAAATAAAAAACACCTCCCCCAAGATTGATTGAGATACCTGACAGTAACAAGAGAGCGTAGAAACTATACTGGCAAAGAGTTTTTACTTTTGGTGTCGCAGATAACTTCTATAAATATCTACACAAAACGTGTCATTAATTCATTCATAATTGGTCGTCTTCAGTAGGATCGGGGTGTGATTGTAGTGATCCCCGTATGTAGTGTTTTGCGCTTTCATCAAAACTAGATTTTTATATTAAGAAGGGTGACTCTGTGAGTCACCCTTCTTAATATAAAAAAACTGCTATCTTTAGCACTACCCATCTTGGAGAGGTATCGTTGGAATTATGGCTAGGCAAGTAGAAATTTGGAACGATCGCGCAGAAATTGCCAACCGATCATTGATGCTATGTCAAATCGCCTATGATGAGGCGATCGCAAAGGGTGAAAGATTTACCATTGTTGCCGCAGGTGGTAGCACCCCTAAGGTTTTATATGAACTCTTAGCCAGTAAGGAATGGGACTGGTCAAAGGTGCATGTTTTTTGGGGAGATGAACGCTATGTCCCTCCAACCGATCCCCAAAGCAATGAGGGCATGACCCGCCAAGCATGGCTTGATCGCGTAGCAATCCCTGCGGCAAATATCCATGCGATTCCGACGGACAAAGATGATCCTGCGATCGCTGCTGCCCAATATGAGCAACATATTCAAGAATTTTTTGGCGTGAGTGCAAGTGAAATCCCTCAATTTGATCTAGTTTTACTAGGGATGGGTGACGATGGTCATACCGCTTCGTTATTTCCCCACACCCCCGCCCTTAAAGTTGGCGATCGCCTTGTCACAGTTGGCTCAAAAGATGGGCAGCCAAGGATCACCTTGACAGTACCACTCATTAATCGGGCTAAAGAAATTATTTTTATGATTGAGGGGGCAGCTAAAGCTAAAGCACTCAAGGCAGTGCTAGCACCTAGTGGGGATGTAAACCAATATCCTTCACGTTTAATTACTGGTAATACGATTTGGCTATGCGATCGTACAGCCATGAATCAAAAGCAGCCATAAAAGAAGAGGCGATGCCAAGCATCGTCTTAATCCTTTATCGCAATAAAAACTACAGCTTCGACTTCGCTCAGCTAACTTACACCGAGGGCTGAGCGAAGTCGAAGCCCATCTACAAGTTATTTAAAACAGCTATATGTCAAAGCTCAATCCCCAACAATACGAGCGGCTCAGACGTGAAGCCAAATCCCCTTATCGGGGTTTACGCATATTTATATATATTGCTTTTGCAGGATCGGGACTAATTGGCGCAATTATTTTTTTAGCAAGGCTCATCGCAGGCAATGGCGAGCTAGAAGCCAATTTAGGAAACCTTACCTTACAAATTGGTGTCCTAGCGTTAATGATATGGCTCTATCGAATTGATCGCAGTAAATAGAAAAGTTCTGAACTATATCTTAAAAATACAAGTACAACATTACCATTCCTATAATTTGGAGCAGTATAAATGCCATAAAATGCTTGATCTTGCCTCACAATGATTTTAGATCATGTTGTTATAATGTCTGGATATTTAGAAATCTCCTTTGAAATCTAATTTAAAATAGGATTTTCTATTTGCCTTCTTTGGCAACCATAGCAATCCTAAATAATTCATAGTTTTTGACTAGCTATAAAAGAGCATCTAGCATTGTGAAACTTTTATAGTGAAACTGGGTTTTCTATATATATAAATCCTGTCTGTATCACAAAGCAATTGTATTTATTACAGCGTTTTGTATTAATCCAATAGCCTAAGAATTTTTGATACTTAGGCAAATCTATTATTTCAAAAATCTCTTTGTCTGTCTTTTGCTTGCAAAAGTCTATAAGAGTTACCAGTTATAGCATTTTGCAAATGATTACATAGTTATTTGCAAGCCAATCTCAATCCTAGAAATAGTTTTGAGTTTTCATTTCGCTTTAGGCAAAATGAAAATCGCTATAGTTTAATTTGATATTTTTTAATTTAGTAATATTAAAGTTTCATATTAGGTTTGGGACGGCTTGATATGCAAAGTTGCAAGAATGCCATTGAGGAATTGGTAATTACGGAAATTGATTTCCAAATTTCGCATCTACCACAATATCGACGAGACCAGATTAATGTCAGCGAAGTTGCTGCCTATGCACTCAATCGGCTACCTCCAATGTATGCAACATCCAAATCAGGATGGATGCGACAACGCAAAAAAGCCGCCACGGAAATGCGGTCACAGATAGAGTCAGCCGTGCGTCGCGCCCTTACTAGCGTCAAGCCAGATGCCCTGCGAGATTCTCGCCCTTTGCCATCCCAAGAGGTGGCAAATCATGCCCGATCGCTTGCCGATCTCCAACAAATCTTAGGTGCTGAAAATGCTTCTTGGTTAGATATTCCCACAGCATTGGAGAATGCGTTACTAACGATCAAGCTCAAAAGCTCAGTTAGTAACACTTACATGGTGCTGAGTAAGCGAGAGGCGATCACCGGCAAAGATGAAACTGTTTTTGATCGCAAACCACCAGAAATTTCTTGGAAAGGGAGACAAATGCGAACATCGACCAGTTTGGCGCAGGATGCTCAAAAGGCAAGAGACTTTCAAACTTATATGGTGGATGTCAATTATCAGTTCAGCAATGTTTTAGAAAAACTGGTACTTTCCCTTGCCTATCATCAAATTCAAAAGCTACATCCTGCGATCGCGGAAACGGTTGATTTAGGTGAAGCAACTGCCTATGTTTTAAATCGTCTCCCCACGATGTACGCCACTACCGAGAAGGGATATCGAGAATTACGATTGCGGGCAAGGGAAGTGTATGGCAAAGAAGTGGTTGCAGTCCTGAAGGAGGCGATCGCTGTCTGTGTCGAAACTCCCAACTTACAAAAAGTGCCATTGCCTCTTGCCCGTTTTGAAGCAGAGCTAGAGGAAGCTCTAGAGCAAATACGCTGGATTCTGCAACGTGATGATATTAACTGGCGCAATGCTCCCTTTATCGTTGAGGAATGTTTACAAAAAGCGGTGAGTCATGAGCTTGAATGGCGCAAACGCAGCGACTATAACTATCCCCATCATGTCTAAAGTAGCGTCAGGCTGACCATTTCACGTCATTTGCGCTGTGCTTTGCACGGCACAAATGGCTACGAAGCTCGCATTTTTGTCCACAGGTCTTTGTATTGCTGAATTGTGGGTTGTGACAATGGTGCTAGTATTTCACTTTTAGCTAAAATCTCTTGCGGGAAAAATTTGATGGGATCGGCTTTGACACTGGCAGGCACTTGCTCTAGCTCACTAGATGGACTGACTGCATCGGTTAAGGCTGTAATTTGAGCAGCGATCACAGGGGTCAGGCAAAAATTCATCCATGCGGCGGCTGTAACTGGCACTTCTCCCGTTGGCATTACCCACATATCGCTCCATAGCGCTGTTCCGTCCTGAGGAATTACCACTTTAAGGTTGGGGTTTTGGCGTTGTGCTTTGTACATATCGCTCGTCCAACCTACCGCTACTAAAGCATCATCCGCTAATAGCGACTGTAAGTAGTTATCAGAGGTATAGGTTAAAACTTGCGAATGTAGACTTTTGAGTTCTTGGGTCAACTTGGCGAAGATTTCCTGATTTTCTGCTAGGTTCTCCTGTTGGTAGGATTGACCGATTTTTTTTAAGACGAGACCAATCACTTCACGAGCATCATCGGGTAAGGTCAGTTTCAGCTTCAGTTCCGATCGCCAAAGATCAGACCATTGCGTAATATTAAATTTGAGTTTATCACTGCGGTAAGCGATCGCTGTTGCGCCCCAACGATAGGGAATCCCCCAGACTTGGTTGTTGCGAGTCACACTTTTTTGCCAAATTGGGCTAAGTTTTTGCCATTGAGGAATTTTGGCTAACAAGTCAGGAGCAATTGGCTGAATCAATGACTGAGCGATCGCTAAATCCAACCAAGCATCACCGAGGCTCGTCAGATGTGGTGCTTTATCTTTAGAATTTGGATAACTTTGTAGCTCTTGCCAAAGTTTCGATGGTAAATTCTCAGCTTTAAACTCCGTCTTGAGTTGCGATGTAGATTCAAATTGGTTAATTACCTTGCTAGGGATTGCGCCCAGTAGCCCTGTAATTTTTAGGCGATCGCGTTGATCGAAAGGATTTGACAATTGACATCCCCCAATGGAAGCGATCGCTGCGCCACCTAAAACTAGAAACTTACGTCTATCCATGAATCTTCTAAACCTACAGCACTTGCATAACTATAGAGTTTTTCATTTTGCTTACACAAAATGAAAAATCAAATCCAGAGAAATTTTGGAAAAGTCCGAGAGCGAACCTTTCCAAAATTTCTCTGGATTTAATAACTCCTCAATTAAAACAGAAAAAGAGTGAAACGCTAAGCGTTCCACTCTTTTTCCTAAAAGTGTTTAAGCTTATTTCACGAATGGGCGCATTAGCAGATAGCCAGCACCAAAGGAAGTCAGCACGATCGCGACAATTGTTAAGGTTAAAACCCAACCACTTAATCCTGTCGATTCACTAGCCTCTTCCATAGCCTCAGTGCGAAGAGGTCGAGAAGATACTTCTTCTCGAATTTCTAGCTTCGGTAATACTTTAGGAATCGGTGCGGGTGTTGGGGCAGGATTCGGCGCATCAAAAGCAGCAAAAGAACTGTCGTAATACAACGTATCACCTAATACTGGTTCATTAGCAGCTTGCGGCGCTGAGTCCGTAGCTAGTTGTCTGGCTCTAGAAATAGCCTCTTGAATAGCATTAGTTGTTTGCTGTACCGCAGCCTTACGAGGACTAGCTGGAGCAGGCTTATCAGCAGTGCGGGGTTTCGCCGCAGGTGGACGACCCTGTGGATTGCTCCGAGATGGTGCAGGATTAATCTGGGAAGAAGCCCGAATACCAGCTAAAACTTCTGAGAGTTTAGACTCTGGCAAATTTGATTGTGTGAGAATCGACTGCACTCGATCCGTGGCTTGGGCGATCGC includes the following:
- a CDS encoding ABC transporter substrate-binding protein is translated as MDRRKFLVLGGAAIASIGGCQLSNPFDQRDRLKITGLLGAIPSKVINQFESTSQLKTEFKAENLPSKLWQELQSYPNSKDKAPHLTSLGDAWLDLAIAQSLIQPIAPDLLAKIPQWQKLSPIWQKSVTRNNQVWGIPYRWGATAIAYRSDKLKFNITQWSDLWRSELKLKLTLPDDAREVIGLVLKKIGQSYQQENLAENQEIFAKLTQELKSLHSQVLTYTSDNYLQSLLADDALVAVGWTSDMYKAQRQNPNLKVVIPQDGTALWSDMWVMPTGEVPVTAAAWMNFCLTPVIAAQITALTDAVSPSSELEQVPASVKADPIKFFPQEILAKSEILAPLSQPTIQQYKDLWTKMRAS